TTGAACGAAATTGAAACTGAAAagcttttttattacattgtgCATTCTTTAATAAGCAGAAAAgtcatttatttcttacaatTGGATATGACGTAagttaaagtaaaaaaattgccAATTTCAGTTCTCTGTTTGTTGGTCAAATATGTCCCTACCAAATctctttttttattcatgaaatatATATCTTAGACAGAGACACTTGACAAAGTCATCTTCctcttaaaaaatgaaaattttgttcaCATTGTTACAATTTTAAAGTGACTTATATGTCCGTTGGAAAATAAGGGGTACTGGTGTCACATCtgaaaaggaatttttttaatttttatgtaatatacacatgtcactataataaactATTTACTTATTTATGTACTTCACGTGATTTTAAACGACAGCAGTTGTCAGTGGACTTGGAGgttatttcatacaaaaaaaggtattgaaaataattcatgtaTAGGGTCctacaaataacaaataaaggGCCTTAACTcatattgttcaaatatttcTACACTAGATACGAAATCGAAACGTTATTTTAAATGAGACACTTGACGTAGAAAGGAAATGGAAAGTTTTGATAAATGCACCTTAGACGGTATACAAAAATGCCGCCATAGCAGGGCATAAATATCttgcaatctaattaaaattagatcttaaATTCGCTCACTATGATCGCTATACTTAGTTGTGTGTACACTTAGTGTAGCGATCGTAGTGAGCGAATgtaagttctaattttaattagtttaaaatgtattgaatagtGTTCTTGCTTTTCTCGTTAACTTCGGGATCTCCACttgattaacttaaaaaaaaaagaatagaatcagtctgaaaaaaggatttattttccaataaaaaaaaaccggtcATACAGTACGTAGTAATACGACTACCATACAACATTTACAATGACTCAATATTTTTGAAGTCACGTTTTTGCGACCACGCTCTGCGGATTATAGAGCTTCAATATCAAGGACAAATCGATCAAAAGAACATGTGtttttaaatcacatttttatcacattttgtcttatctcataaaaaatatttatatgttaaatgtaatcgaaatttgttttaaggaggccgactttagtttgcattgcgcatgtttttgcgcattctaatataatacagttgatttatacttctcatgaatttttttcgatatcatttataaaattgaacacaataaacaaaatacagataaaaatatatagattgttaaaggaaatttttatttttaacacgatttttacgttgtgcggtaggggagcattgccattgcgcttttatgacgttatgataaatgaagctttgtaggagtacgttataagaaataacataaaagaaaaagtaaaaattgtacgctgttgaaatatgtttatatacagaatgatgctatcctcgaggacattttctttatttttggaatgaatccattataccaatcatcattcgtgatgatccaaatatatagcaaaatttggtgaatttttaatattttgagatggcccccactaaaaactagacggtagaattttgtgttttttacatataaggtagaaaatgatattactaatcatatataacaatttgagagaaaaagctattgcagtattttttaaaaactgctttgatgtgcggaaaatgagtttcctatatattcctattgtaaatgtacctctattttgagatggtccctaaaaagaaccagacggtagaTTTTCATTaaccttcgcaaataaactagggttgatttaaattacatatggttaaaaaatgaagagttatgctattgtagttttcccgcaaaaaaacccaaatcggcctccttaattaataaaaaaaaacccaacaaaagctcttatataattaaaacttaattcactcattttaatttttttttacttcgaTTTGAAATCCTAATGTAAACCTGAATAAGAAGTAATTTAGGGTAAGATCTAataagatctagtaaatgattcaagagtgtctttttggtgctagaatcattataaaatcataattGATCCGATGAATCTTTTccccgtattttacggcttttaaggaataataaaacaatattttgactttCTATATTaaatcacgggaaaagtaatcccggtacctatattcaatttgacttcattttaaagaggaggtcaaaaacttgtttaatgccgtttttggagagactgtaggcattcaagatatatttcattagtcaaaaatggacaaaaactccgagatttgttacttttatccttcatgtttcatagaaaatggttgtttaaaacatgattctTCATTGTGTCTATCAAcaatttaagccccggtacaccctatgaaacaaagatagtgttatgaagcatcatttaAAGAAGTTATATAATGAATTTCATAAatctgtaggcacctttcatttactagatcttggcctaaagatcaattctatgtaagaatcaaaattcggtggccacgcataATCACGGATTTtccaatttttacaatttgataGACTTCGATGAGTAAAAAAGGCTACGCCATTTatttgttgctatgtggtcccgttgccatggtaacgagtgtaaagatgtaaaaatgacGTCGacatttaatgcttatttgagaacatattgtAAGTAATGTGCACAACTTAGGGACTCTAGGGTAAAATATATTACTaaacaaaattgtcatttttcaagacaagaggccaataggccttaacggtcacctgagtagcatataacccatacacaaacttgtcgaggagtttcatatattcatttaattgggtATCATTCtagagtagaaaaattataaatttgtaatgacgaacACCTCCCTgctctttcaaaaagaactaagAAACCTATAATTTgggcgaaaaacttaaagatctggtcatgaattcagttttcctttcaggtgtgtgagagtaaagaagatataaatttataatttaaaattttggtagaggacttcctggtaaacataattataaagtcagtttttcttacagatgtgtgagaatagagaagaagatttttaaatattatatgcattaacactatattgccataatgcccccccccccccccatgtcctgaacccctgacccaggggccatgaattacacaattttggtagagggcttcatggacatcgtaaccatgcaaccagttttctCCTCACACGTGTGGGAGtagataagaagatttttaaaaatttggcttttttttttgcatatttggccccacttgTGGTCCCCCGGGGTTGGTAGAgccacgaatttcacaatttagatttctattaccatagagatgcctcacacaaaaaatggtaacaattagccttgtagtttttaaaaagaagttaaaaatgtaaaaattgttaacgcacgacggacgacgcacgacgcacgaaaacggatagcaataggtcacctgagtttactcaggtgacctaaaaatcaaaacatttattaatttgaattaaaaaggcAAATCTTTAACTTTTTGGTATACATTATTATAGTTGTGCAATTAgaaatttattaacaaaaattgagaaccgttgctatggtaacaagctaAAAAATGAGGTATATTCTAATATTTTAAAGCATATTTGAATTGgaattatttgcaaaaaatatatagaaaacctATATGAATTGGTGAGAAAATATCAAGTATGTCCTGAATGTCCTTGAAAGCAGCTttgctatggacttttcaaaaagtaagatTTTCTGTATAATTTTCTACGCAACTTTAATTTCCTTAGCAACAACATTTCTGTATTGAATTAGAAAGTTTTTTGTCGAATGCAATAAAAGCTTAGGTATATTTCTACAAATTCCAacaaaataatgcaaaaaaattctaaaatcaggaattacagcatatcaaaatcatcttcaatttttcagttttttctgtttcttggccttgttgccatagcaacgggtgtcaattttcataaataaaatgtatattgcaTGGGAATTCATAaggaaataaaaagtaaataatttaccATTTCAGCttataaaaaaacacaaaagaccaactttaaaaaattctaacggtttccattgtaacattttaaaagtattggtttctccatcagtttttttctatgaaatcaGAATTGATAGATGAACAAAGTTTGTTTATTGTCCTTGATAGTTTAAATTAGTTGGAAAACCTTCTAAAATAGCTTTAAAGTTGGcaagttttgctatttttccaTCTTTAGCCTCGGTTACCATGGCATCGGTTACCCCCAGCAGCACCCAACTATTAgtgtatttttgcattttacacCGAGGGGTGTCCatgtatgaaaaataaagaaaatcggTTACTATGCGTGGCGTGacctttttataaatcattaattcttacatagaattgatcttaaactGTGCATTATTTTCACAGTAAACAAAGCAAGTAAATCAgtaatttttaaatcccaacaTAGAAAAGGGGCATACGAGGTTTAATTCCCcagaagaaaaatgtaaaaaaaaaaaacaacaattaattgaaagacaatttttttctttttccccCCTCAAATTTCAAGGTTTTTAAAGGTTATTTTCATATCACGTTATGAACACTAATAGGGTCATTATTtgcatttgattaaaatttagaaaatcttctctactccactatacatgtatatttgagaaaaactaaatgcatggttatgctcaatcgcaacttctcgggcctttccggcaagctcggaaaaacacatcgaatgtattacctaggcgtccatgacaatcCCCctgttttataaaacttgatataaatagaacatattttacgatctgttgagatgtgagctatacttcattaaagttaAAGATATACACTAAAATGTAACACAGAAGCGATAAacaagactgtctagccgatacttatcttatagggaagcgactccattttgtacaaaattctaacatccggtgatgttaaaacattcgaggtgtttttccgagcctgccggaaaggcccgaaaAGTTGCGATTGGGTTATGCTGTCAATTAAGATCTATCTacctaaattatgaaatttatggccccttggtcaggggttcagggcctagtgaaaaatgtattaaatcttagaaattttcttttatttctatataattgaGAAttactaaatgcatggttatgtcGTCCATGAAGCCCTGTACCAAACTTGTGAAATTCATGTCTTTTTGGTCAGGTATTCAGGACTATGGCCGGAACCAATAGGGCCTTATACAggtagtgaaaatgtattaaatctttaaaaatctaaacatTTTTGTACAAACAGTCTAATGAACTTGCGCCGAGATATTTCAAGAATGCACTAGCATATCGATCTAATGAAGTTACTAGTACCTAAACGTATAGAGTTAACAACCATTTGTAATTATGAATGGGTTAGAATTTTGTTTAAGAACGTACATACAGTATAATCATACTAATATGGTAAAGCTTACAGTCCCATTGTATCTTCTAAACAGAACAAATAACTTTAAACTATAAATCCGTTTTGAACAACAAACCTTTGTCTATGAATAGACAACAGTTGACTTTACTGTCACTTTTTCTAGAATGTCGAAAACACTACCAAAATATTGTTACTGACCAATTTCAGAGTTAAAGAAACTATACTTACTCCACTGCTTTTCATTAGATTATATTgctttatcaaaaatgaaagGACCAGAATTGTCTTTCATTGTTAACATCTAATGTTTATTATGTTATAACGTTTCCTTGGTCTTAGTGTACGCCTTGTAAATTTGAACCGCTTTTTGTATGTTTTGTATATAGTACCTCATGTACttagttttaattaataaaatgaattagcagtaattttatttacttgcattataaataaaaaaagtcacAATCTTTCAATAAATGTCCTGGTCGTCTTGTAAATCAATCAACGTGCACCTATCTCTGCAGAAACGACAGGCTACCTAATTACTGTGCTCTAATTGATTGTTTACGAGATAATTGCATTCAGCGAGTAGATTGAATAAGGAGCACTGACATACGAACATGTTTTCTCTTGTCAAAGGTCGCCATGATGGTATCGCGGAATGATATACGAGACCACTAAAccaaaaatgtatcaattaaaacaatatttatttaatgagtACGAAGTTCATTCAACACATTCTACAAAATAATTACATCACATGAAATACGACTTTAATAACTTAATAACATTTATGAGATATGCATTCGATTGACAAAATATAAACAGCGTGTACAATTATGAGACAGGTAAATCCAGGTAGATAATGTTCTAATGAGGTGACTGATAATCTGTGTACGATGATTTGGACTCTTGGGCTACTTCCCAAGGACTGGTTCCCAGGGTAACAGGGTTTGGAGGAACGGGCCGCGAAGAGACGGTATGGGGATTTGGCTGGGGTAGGACTGGATAGGCACTGGTTAGAATCCCGGCATACAGGCGGGATCTCATCGGCCACTTCTAAAGAGAAGAGgaaatttataatatacatgtatacatgtatatacacatacaATTTTATGATGTGTCGTGGAAAATAATCCTGCATGTGCATACTGTTCGGCATACTGTTCGGTTGGCTTTGTGGCTTTGTGGAAAAGTTTCTCAATCAAGCAGAAACttgtcattttataaataattatatcataaCATGTCTACGGTTTGCAAAAGACTGACAAAATAACAGTTTATGAGGAGTAAAAACCCAACATTTAAAAGACCTTTAATGTACAAGTTAACTAAGCCTCTGCCGTATCGTAATGTCGATCAGTAGTCTGATGCCATATTCACCGCGCAATAAACTAAGAAAAATACATGTcttaatgcaaacattttcaacAAGCAATTAAATGTCCATGTTCCGATATAAAGTAACTGTTACACGAAGTTTCAGTCACTGGATTGGAGGAATTATAAACGATAAGAATTCTTTCATAAGCCCATGTAATACACgcataaatatattcaaatttaaagctgcttggtccgatttttcgtcattacagtatcaaatatttttttttttttcataaaagccGTTTATCTTAGAAAATTAtagactttctcctatttacaccagcagaatcggtctcctttcaaagttacaaatattcaaagtaaataaaattaatttctttttgggcaaacgaaaaaacaaaccaaaatgcatcatggaatgtttagaaaagggaaccgtttggtttcgtcccccaaaTGATTGGAGTTATACAACCCACAtactatgcatcgattgtaaacaaagcaaaccTTAGAATTATTAgcaaacaaaacgtacacaggTTTATTTGTAATATCCCTGAACATTATGACCTTTATTtatagcgatgtcaaagtcgtaatacaaccatacccgtcctGACGTCAGGGGTGAATTTTagcatgaggcgaaataacccgatacccttttatgtcttatgttttgttaacaaattttgtacatatttttttttcattgaaatttggcttaattgactgggaaaactactgcaatgtgtattattatacatatacttagcataaccatcgtttaaaaacgtgcacaaaatttgatataacatcggaccaagcagctttaatttctgttttaaggaagaaatgtatttatttacttGTAAAATGTGTAGGATCTTTAGTATGCTATTTGATACACtgtgttttgtatttatatgaTTGTTATGGctttttgcaataaaattatttttacataaattcaaTTTCCAAAATTCCTGAACTCATTTATTTGTGTACATAATAAGAATTTAAGTTTTATAGCCTCCATATCaccaatttgtttttgatattttgaaaatagtcaaaacTGGGTGAGTTGTTTTGATTAAACCTAGTTTCTAAGATTATACATatcatgtaatatttttgtttaatttaatttattgtacgggttttgtttataataagcGTTAAAGATGAATGTTTATATccaaatatttactttttaatttaatattgtcTTTGTATTTAATAGCACtacaaatcgattttgtaaAAAGACATATAACATCAACGACGATTTTAATATTCAATCGTACATTTGTTGAAAATTATCTAGATATAAGTAATATGTAACCATTCGTTAAaggactatacatgtatatggtttgagcctaaaatggctcccttaaatgaacattgtcattttactgtaatgttttgttttatttgtaaaaatatacatttgattttttttcataattttcattttgattttagtggcCACAatctaaaaatatgacatcataaagttaaccttttcccaccattttctcatttttagcaaaaaacagcttgttttgaagcagtttttctttcaggaaacattgagcgactgcttgaataaacaacatattttcaccaaagatgtatctcttcAATACTTAttagtgacaaaaagttcgttcttgttcaaagagtcgctctatatttccctttcgaaaaaagataagaaaaatgtccatttttgactgattttgaatgaattataaaaaaatagcgtcacttctgacgtcatatactgccagtgggtgcatataaatgaaataaataggtgaaaaacatattttatcattttaaaaatggcgaattatgggggccaaatttgactaatatcatatatagttctttcatgAGGTGATTAAATACAGTCGGGCGTTATCAAATCTATCTAATAAAGAAAGATTCCTAATGACTTATACGAAATGTTTTACATATCCTTGCATGCAAAACAGAGAAATTTCAACACAGATGATTATTCAGATTTAATGGTTATTTGTAACTTAGAAATATAATGGTACAACCACACTTTCAAGTTTAAGTAATAAACacaatatatgttaattttttaaacccGAAAACAGTATGCTTTCTCGTTTGAATTTGGCCAAACAAAACGAATGTGCGCAGAATCTTCAGAAAAATGACTACTTAATTCCCATACCTTTACTGGGTGCATTATACCATTGGCCGCGAATAGCTGATTGTCGTCCACCCCCTCATTCAGTGTCCTcatcaggtgagcgatgtatGTGGTAGCCAAAACAAGGACATCTAACTTTGACAATTTTGTATCCGGCGGAACCGCCGGAAGTGTCCGCTGGAGATCCAGAAAAGCACTACGCAGCGTCTTTACTCGCGATCTCTCACGAGCCGCGTTCCCGGCAATAATGGGCCGAATTTTTCGGAATCCACGGTCTGGTCCAAATTGACTGTTTTCTGTTGCAAAGGTATAATAGTTATCTGCACTGAACTGATGCATCATTGCATTCTGGGAATCACACATTTTGACAATGTCATTTGAATTTCCAAACTATTTCACTTTCAAAACCTTCTCAATGTTTCATTAtaataattgcatacttttaccATCTGGACTGtcaatttataatttctttcatttatatATTCACGGGTTTTTCTTTGGCAGGTCGTGTGAAAGGCCAGTTTTAAGCAGAAAGTTCGGGCGAAATACTCTGTTCTGATTGGTCAAAAGTGACACTTACAGCACGCGACATTAATCGATCAAGCGGTTTACTAGACAAGATGGTTACATTTCAATCATGGTAAAAACAAGACAGTGCAATGCGAGTCTAGTTTACGATCAAATAATGACCATCATAAGTATAAATCAGAC
This portion of the Magallana gigas chromosome 7, xbMagGiga1.1, whole genome shotgun sequence genome encodes:
- the LOC105327587 gene encoding transcription factor 24; its protein translation is MCDSQNAMMHQFSADNYYTFATENSQFGPDRGFRKIRPIIAGNAARERSRVKTLRSAFLDLQRTLPAVPPDTKLSKLDVLVLATTYIAHLMRTLNEGVDDNQLFAANGIMHPVKKWPMRSRLYAGILTSAYPVLPQPNPHTVSSRPVPPNPVTLGTSPWEVAQESKSSYTDYQSPH